The following are from one region of the Shinella sp. PSBB067 genome:
- a CDS encoding aspartate kinase, which yields MARIVMKFGGTSVADLDRIHNVARHVKREVEAGHEVAVVVSAMSGKTNELVAWVQNMPKVTGANSPFYDAREYDAIVASGELVTAGLLAIALQSMGINARSWQGWQIPIRTDNAHGAARILDIDGAEMIRRMGEGQVAVVAGFQGLGPDNRVATLGRGGSDTSAVAIAAAVKADRCDIYTDVDGVYTTDPRIEPKARRLKKIAFEEMLEMASLGAKVLQVRSVELAMVHKVRTFVRSSFEDPDAPGMGDLLNPPGTLICDEEEIVEQEVVTGIAYAKDEAQISLRRVADRPGVSAAIFGPLAESHINVDMIVQNISEDGSKTDMTFTVPSGDMEKAIKVLEAAKEQVGFDVIQHETGLVKVSVIGIGMRSHAGVAASAFRALADKGINIKAITTSEIKISILIDGPYAELAVRTLHSVYGLDKK from the coding sequence ATGGCACGCATCGTGATGAAATTCGGCGGAACGTCCGTCGCTGACCTCGACCGTATCCACAATGTGGCCCGCCATGTGAAACGCGAGGTCGAAGCCGGCCACGAGGTCGCCGTCGTCGTGTCGGCCATGTCCGGCAAGACCAACGAGCTCGTCGCCTGGGTGCAGAACATGCCGAAGGTCACGGGCGCGAACTCGCCCTTCTACGATGCGCGCGAATACGACGCCATCGTCGCCTCGGGCGAACTCGTGACCGCCGGGCTTCTTGCCATCGCGCTCCAGTCGATGGGCATCAATGCCCGCTCCTGGCAGGGCTGGCAGATCCCGATCCGCACCGACAACGCCCACGGCGCCGCCCGCATCCTCGACATCGACGGCGCGGAAATGATCCGCCGCATGGGCGAGGGCCAGGTCGCCGTCGTCGCCGGCTTCCAGGGTCTCGGCCCGGACAACCGCGTCGCGACGCTCGGCCGCGGCGGCTCGGATACCTCCGCCGTCGCCATCGCCGCCGCCGTCAAGGCGGACCGCTGCGATATCTATACCGATGTCGACGGCGTCTACACGACCGACCCGCGCATCGAGCCGAAGGCCCGCCGCCTCAAGAAGATCGCCTTCGAGGAAATGCTCGAAATGGCCTCGCTCGGCGCCAAGGTCCTTCAGGTGCGCTCGGTCGAGCTTGCCATGGTGCACAAGGTGCGCACCTTCGTTCGCTCCTCTTTCGAGGATCCCGATGCGCCGGGCATGGGCGATCTTCTGAACCCGCCCGGTACGCTGATTTGTGATGAGGAAGAGATCGTGGAACAGGAAGTCGTAACGGGCATTGCCTATGCCAAGGATGAAGCGCAGATCTCGCTCCGCCGCGTCGCCGACCGGCCGGGCGTTTCGGCCGCGATCTTCGGCCCGCTGGCCGAATCCCATATCAATGTCGACATGATCGTCCAGAACATTTCCGAGGACGGTTCGAAGACCGACATGACCTTCACCGTTCCCTCGGGCGACATGGAGAAGGCGATCAAGGTTCTCGAAGCCGCCAAGGAACAGGTCGGCTTCGACGTGATCCAGCACGAGACGGGCCTCGTGAAGGTTTCGGTCATCGGCATCGGCATGCGCAGCCATGCGGGCGTCGCCGCCTCGGCCTTCCGCGCGCTTGCCGACAAGGGCATCAACATCAAGGCCATCACCACCTCCGAGATCAAGATTTCCATCCTGATCGACGGCCCCTATGCGGAACTGGCCGTTCGGACTTTGCATTCCGTCTACGGTCTCGATAAGAAGTAG
- a CDS encoding ABC transporter substrate-binding protein, translated as MRKQLLTTTAVLLLAFTGSAFADMDAAKKFLDSEIGDLSSLSRADQEKEMQWFVDAAKPFAGMDIKVVSETLTTHEYESKVLAPAFTAITGIKITHDLIGEGDVIEKLQTQMQSGENIYDAYVNDSDLIGTHWRYKQARALTDFMANEGKDVTNPGLDVDDFIGKSFTTAPDGKLYQLPDQQFANLYWFRYDWFNDEKNKADFKAKYGYDLGVPVNWSAYEDIAEFFTGREIDGKKVFGHMDYGKKDPSLGWRFTDAWLSMAGNGDKGIPNGLPVDEWGIKVDENSRPVGSCVARGGDTNGPASVYAIQKYLDWIKAYAPPSAGGMNFSESGPVPSQGEVAQQMFTYTAFTADFVKEGLPVVNADGTPKWRFAPSPHGVYWKDGMKLGYQDAGSWTLMKSTPDDRAKAAWLYAQFVTSKTVDVKKSHVGLTFIRQSTLDHQSFTDRAPKLGGLVEFYRSPARLQWSPTGTNIPDYPKLAQLWWQAIGDAASGAKTAQEAMDSLCAEQEKVLGRLERAGVQGDMGPKLAEEHDLEYWNKDAVAKGNLAPQLKIENEKEQPQTVNYDELVKSWQK; from the coding sequence ATGCGAAAGCAACTTCTCACGACGACGGCAGTCCTGCTGCTGGCGTTCACCGGCTCCGCATTCGCGGACATGGATGCTGCCAAGAAGTTCCTGGATTCGGAGATCGGCGATCTCTCATCGCTGTCGCGCGCCGACCAGGAAAAGGAAATGCAATGGTTCGTCGATGCCGCCAAGCCCTTCGCCGGCATGGACATCAAGGTCGTTTCCGAAACGCTGACCACGCATGAATACGAATCGAAGGTCCTTGCGCCGGCCTTCACCGCCATCACCGGCATCAAGATCACGCACGACCTCATCGGCGAGGGCGACGTCATCGAGAAGCTGCAGACGCAGATGCAGTCGGGCGAGAACATCTACGACGCCTATGTCAACGACTCGGACCTCATCGGCACGCACTGGCGCTACAAGCAGGCCCGCGCGCTGACCGACTTCATGGCGAATGAAGGCAAGGACGTCACCAATCCGGGCCTCGATGTCGACGACTTCATCGGCAAGTCCTTCACGACCGCGCCGGACGGCAAGCTCTACCAGCTTCCCGACCAGCAGTTCGCGAACCTCTACTGGTTCCGCTACGACTGGTTCAACGACGAGAAGAACAAGGCGGACTTCAAGGCGAAGTACGGCTACGACCTCGGCGTTCCGGTCAACTGGTCGGCCTATGAGGACATCGCCGAATTCTTCACCGGCCGCGAGATCGACGGCAAGAAGGTCTTCGGCCACATGGACTACGGCAAGAAGGACCCGTCGCTCGGCTGGCGCTTCACCGACGCCTGGCTCTCGATGGCCGGCAACGGCGACAAGGGCATTCCGAACGGCCTGCCGGTCGACGAATGGGGCATCAAGGTCGACGAGAACTCGCGTCCGGTCGGCTCGTGCGTTGCGCGCGGCGGCGACACCAACGGCCCGGCCTCGGTCTATGCCATCCAGAAGTATCTCGACTGGATCAAGGCCTATGCTCCGCCGTCGGCAGGTGGCATGAACTTCTCCGAATCCGGTCCCGTTCCCTCGCAGGGTGAGGTCGCCCAGCAGATGTTCACCTATACGGCCTTCACCGCCGACTTCGTGAAGGAAGGCCTGCCGGTCGTGAATGCGGACGGCACGCCGAAGTGGCGCTTCGCTCCGTCGCCGCATGGCGTCTACTGGAAGGACGGCATGAAGCTCGGCTACCAGGACGCCGGTTCCTGGACGCTGATGAAGTCCACCCCCGACGACCGCGCGAAGGCCGCCTGGCTCTATGCGCAGTTCGTGACGTCCAAGACCGTCGACGTGAAGAAGAGCCATGTCGGCCTCACCTTCATTCGCCAGTCCACGCTCGATCACCAGTCCTTCACCGATCGCGCGCCGAAGCTCGGCGGCCTCGTCGAGTTCTACCGTTCGCCGGCCCGCCTGCAGTGGTCGCCGACCGGCACGAACATTCCTGACTATCCGAAGCTCGCCCAGCTCTGGTGGCAGGCGATCGGCGATGCGGCATCCGGCGCCAAGACCGCGCAGGAAGCCATGGACTCGCTGTGCGCCGAACAGGAGAAGGTGCTCGGCCGCCTCGAACGCGCCGGCGTCCAGGGCGACATGGGTCCGAAGCTCGCCGAGGAGCACGATCTCGAATACTGGAACAAGGATGCCGTCGCCAAGGGCAACCTTGCTCCGCAGCTCAAGATCGAGAACGAGAAGGAACAGCCCCAGACCGTCAACTACGACGAGTTGGTCAAGAGCTGGCAGAAGTAA
- a CDS encoding DUF2160 domain-containing protein, with the protein MAAVANRNNRWPVALAVVLAIYAAATGLLVTVLPVKDGARDWFAPLVPGGWMAWSFPTAMFFLTIFLLIALMAVWEYARPGGAPRVGILRFETTRGDRLFVSLLGSAFIQLAWLGLVGSSLWWALALSVVYAIGVFRFV; encoded by the coding sequence ATGGCTGCCGTCGCCAACCGCAACAATCGCTGGCCCGTGGCGCTCGCCGTGGTGCTCGCCATCTATGCCGCCGCCACGGGCCTGCTCGTCACGGTGCTGCCGGTCAAGGACGGCGCGCGCGACTGGTTCGCCCCGCTCGTTCCGGGCGGCTGGATGGCCTGGTCGTTCCCCACGGCCATGTTCTTCCTCACCATCTTCCTGCTGATCGCGCTGATGGCGGTCTGGGAATATGCCCGGCCGGGCGGTGCCCCGCGCGTCGGCATCCTGCGCTTCGAGACGACGCGCGGCGACCGATTGTTCGTGTCGCTGCTCGGCTCGGCGTTCATTCAACTCGCATGGCTGGGCCTCGTCGGCTCCAGCCTGTGGTGGGCCCTTGCCTTGTCCGTGGTCTACGCCATCGGCGTTTTCCGCTTCGTCTAG
- a CDS encoding carbohydrate ABC transporter permease: MTSQATTASTIGTSVASSAGARAGAGSKRSFSWIVPTIYIVFLMLPIYWLVNMSFKTNTEITGVFSLWPANPTLRNYAVIFTDPAWYSGYINSIIYVVLNTIISISVALPAAYAFSRYRFLGDKHLFFWLLTNRMAPPAVFALPFFQLYSAFGLIDTHIAVAIAHCLFNVPLAVWILEGFMSGVPKEIDETAYIDGYSFPRFFTKIFVPLIASGIGVAAFFCFMFSWVELLIARTLTTTDAKPIAATMTRTVSASGMDWGVLAAAGVLTIIPGALVIYFVRNYIAKGFALGRV, from the coding sequence ATGACCTCACAGGCAACCACCGCAAGCACCATCGGAACGAGCGTTGCGAGCAGCGCCGGCGCAAGAGCCGGCGCCGGCAGCAAGCGCAGCTTCTCCTGGATCGTGCCCACCATCTACATCGTCTTCCTGATGTTGCCGATCTACTGGCTCGTCAACATGAGCTTCAAGACCAACACCGAGATCACCGGCGTCTTCTCGCTGTGGCCGGCGAACCCGACACTGCGCAACTATGCGGTGATATTCACCGATCCGGCCTGGTATTCCGGCTATATCAACTCGATCATCTATGTGGTCCTGAACACGATCATCTCGATCTCGGTGGCGTTGCCGGCGGCCTATGCCTTCTCGCGCTACCGCTTCCTCGGCGACAAGCACCTGTTCTTCTGGCTGCTGACCAACCGCATGGCGCCGCCGGCCGTCTTCGCGCTGCCGTTCTTCCAGCTCTATTCGGCCTTCGGCCTGATCGACACGCATATCGCCGTAGCCATCGCGCATTGCCTGTTCAACGTGCCGCTCGCCGTCTGGATCCTGGAAGGCTTCATGTCGGGCGTGCCGAAGGAGATCGACGAGACCGCCTATATCGACGGCTATTCCTTCCCGCGCTTCTTCACGAAGATCTTCGTGCCGCTGATCGCCTCGGGCATCGGGGTGGCCGCCTTCTTCTGCTTCATGTTCTCCTGGGTCGAGCTCCTGATCGCCCGCACGCTGACGACGACGGATGCCAAGCCCATCGCCGCCACGATGACGCGCACGGTCTCGGCCTCCGGCATGGACTGGGGCGTGCTGGCCGCGGCCGGCGTGCTGACCATCATTCCCGGCGCGCTCGTGATCTATTTCGTCCGCAACTACATCGCCAAGGGCTTTGCCCTTGGCCGCGTCTGA
- a CDS encoding carbohydrate ABC transporter permease, with protein MNKTWNNKAWFMVLPMLLLVAFSAIVPLMTVVNYSVQDTFGNNEFFWNGVGWFTDVLESDRFWEALGRNLLFSAIILALEIPLGILIALNMPKKGLGVPVCLVLMALPLLIPWNVVGTIWQVFGRVDIGLLGRVLDGLGFNYNYVNNVFDAWVTLIVMDVWHWTSLVVLLCYAGLVSIPEAYYQAAKIDGASRWAVFRYIQLPKMKRVLLIAFLLRFMDSFMIYTEPFVVTGGGPGNSTTFLSIDLVKMAIGQFDLGPAAAMSIIYFLIILLLSWIFYTVMTSSDEQA; from the coding sequence ATGAACAAGACCTGGAACAACAAGGCCTGGTTCATGGTGCTGCCGATGCTGCTGCTGGTGGCCTTCTCGGCCATCGTGCCGCTGATGACCGTCGTGAACTATTCGGTGCAGGACACGTTCGGCAACAACGAGTTCTTCTGGAACGGCGTCGGCTGGTTCACGGACGTCCTTGAATCCGACCGCTTCTGGGAAGCGCTCGGGCGCAACCTGCTCTTTTCCGCGATCATCCTCGCCCTCGAGATCCCGCTCGGCATCCTGATCGCGCTCAACATGCCGAAGAAGGGCCTCGGCGTGCCGGTCTGCCTCGTGCTGATGGCGCTGCCGCTGCTCATTCCGTGGAACGTCGTCGGCACGATCTGGCAGGTCTTCGGCCGCGTCGACATCGGCCTGCTCGGCCGCGTGCTCGATGGGCTCGGCTTCAACTACAATTACGTGAACAACGTCTTCGACGCCTGGGTCACGCTGATCGTCATGGACGTGTGGCACTGGACGAGCCTCGTCGTGCTGCTGTGCTATGCCGGCCTCGTCTCGATCCCGGAGGCCTATTACCAGGCCGCCAAGATCGACGGCGCCTCGCGCTGGGCGGTGTTCCGCTACATCCAGCTTCCGAAGATGAAGCGCGTGCTGCTCATCGCCTTCCTGCTGCGCTTCATGGACAGCTTCATGATCTATACCGAGCCCTTCGTCGTCACCGGCGGCGGCCCCGGCAACTCGACCACGTTCCTTTCGATCGACCTCGTCAAGATGGCGATCGGCCAGTTCGACCTTGGCCCGGCCGCGGCCATGTCCATCATCTACTTCCTGATCATCCTGCTGTTGTCGTGGATCTTCTACACGGTCATGACCAGCAGCGACGAACAGGCGTGA
- a CDS encoding ABC transporter ATP-binding protein: MARINLDHIRHSYGEKPKSEADYALKEVHHEWNDGGAYALLGPSGCGKTTLLNIISGLLQPSEGRILFDGKDVTYLSTQERNIAQVFQFPVIYDTMTVYDNLAFPLRNRGVAEPDVDRRVREILEMIDLAGWAKKTARGLTADQKQKISLGRGLVRNDVNAILFDEPLTVIDPHMKWVLRSQLKKLHRQFGFTMVYVTHDQTEALTFADKVVVMYDGQIVQIGTPAELFEKPSHTFVGYFIGSPGMNVLPAAIDGGSVRVGEETITLGYSPVIAAGAKTELGIRPEFISLSRDGMPVSISKVEDIGRQKIVRAEFAGKPIAIVVPEDGEIPADPRVTFDPAAINIYADSWRVGREG; this comes from the coding sequence ATGGCACGCATCAACCTCGACCACATCCGCCATTCCTACGGCGAGAAGCCGAAATCGGAAGCGGACTATGCGCTGAAGGAAGTGCATCACGAGTGGAACGATGGCGGCGCCTATGCGCTGCTCGGCCCCTCGGGCTGCGGCAAGACCACGCTGCTCAACATCATCTCGGGCCTGCTGCAGCCGTCGGAGGGTCGCATCCTTTTCGACGGAAAGGACGTGACGTACCTGTCGACGCAGGAGCGCAACATCGCGCAGGTCTTCCAGTTCCCGGTCATCTACGACACGATGACGGTCTACGACAATCTCGCCTTCCCGCTGCGCAACCGCGGCGTCGCCGAACCGGACGTCGACCGGCGCGTGCGCGAGATCCTGGAAATGATCGACCTTGCCGGCTGGGCGAAGAAGACGGCGCGCGGCCTTACCGCCGACCAGAAGCAGAAGATCTCGCTCGGCCGCGGCCTCGTGCGCAACGACGTCAACGCCATCCTCTTCGATGAGCCGCTGACGGTCATCGACCCGCATATGAAATGGGTGCTGCGCTCGCAGCTCAAGAAGCTGCACCGCCAGTTCGGCTTCACCATGGTCTATGTCACGCACGACCAGACCGAGGCGCTGACCTTCGCCGACAAGGTCGTCGTGATGTATGACGGCCAGATCGTGCAGATCGGCACGCCGGCCGAGCTCTTCGAAAAGCCGAGCCACACCTTCGTCGGCTATTTCATCGGTTCGCCGGGCATGAACGTCCTGCCGGCCGCCATCGACGGCGGCAGCGTCCGGGTCGGCGAGGAGACGATCACCCTCGGCTATTCGCCGGTGATCGCCGCCGGCGCGAAGACCGAGCTCGGCATCCGCCCGGAATTCATCTCGCTTTCCCGCGACGGCATGCCCGTCTCGATCAGCAAGGTCGAGGATATCGGCCGGCAGAAGATCGTGCGGGCGGAATTCGCCGGCAAGCCGATCGCCATCGTCGTGCCGGAGGACGGCGAGATCCCGGCCGATCCGCGCGTCACCTTCGACCCCGCCGCCATCAACATCTACGCCGATAGCTGGCGTGTCGGCAGGGAGGGCTGA
- a CDS encoding ABC transporter ATP-binding protein produces MLELRNIAKVTGAETHIHPTNLVLERGSLNVLLGPTLSGKTSLMRLMAGLDKPTSGSVWFDGKDVTGVRVQDRGVAMVYQQFINYPAMTVYENIASPMRIKGADAATIDREVRKAAELLKLTPYLDRTPLNLSGGQQQRTALARAIVKNASLVLLDEPLANLDYKLREELRLELPKIFSASGAIFVYATTEPSEALLLGGNTATLSEGRITQFGRTIDVYRRPNDLLTARTFADPPLNTMQVVKTGDHFELGGKPVLPVPAHLSALPDGPCTIAFQPHHLSLSSQSPASASLQARTAISEIAGSESFIHIEFEGTRWVMLAPGIHDIEPDAVVTVHVDTRHLMAFGADGRAMAEPAAAAA; encoded by the coding sequence ATGCTGGAACTGAGAAACATCGCGAAGGTGACGGGGGCGGAGACGCATATCCACCCGACCAACCTCGTGCTTGAGCGCGGCTCGCTCAACGTGCTGCTCGGCCCGACGCTGTCGGGCAAGACCTCGCTGATGCGCCTGATGGCCGGGCTCGACAAGCCGACCTCCGGCTCCGTCTGGTTCGACGGCAAGGACGTGACGGGCGTGCGCGTGCAGGATCGCGGTGTCGCCATGGTCTACCAGCAGTTCATCAACTACCCGGCGATGACCGTCTACGAGAACATCGCCTCGCCGATGCGCATCAAGGGCGCCGATGCGGCGACCATCGACCGCGAGGTGCGCAAGGCGGCGGAGCTCCTGAAGCTGACACCCTATCTCGACCGCACGCCGCTCAACCTTTCCGGCGGCCAGCAGCAGCGCACGGCGCTCGCCCGCGCCATCGTCAAGAATGCCAGCCTCGTGCTGCTCGACGAGCCGCTCGCCAATCTCGACTACAAGCTGCGCGAGGAGCTGCGGCTGGAGCTTCCGAAGATCTTTTCCGCCTCCGGCGCGATCTTCGTCTATGCGACGACGGAGCCTTCCGAAGCGCTGCTTCTCGGCGGCAACACGGCGACGCTGTCGGAAGGGCGCATCACCCAGTTCGGCCGCACCATCGACGTCTATCGCCGGCCAAACGACCTTCTGACCGCCCGCACCTTCGCCGACCCGCCGCTCAACACGATGCAGGTGGTGAAGACCGGCGATCACTTCGAGCTCGGCGGCAAGCCGGTGCTGCCGGTGCCGGCGCATCTTTCCGCGCTGCCGGACGGTCCCTGCACCATCGCCTTCCAGCCGCATCATCTTTCGCTTTCCAGCCAGAGCCCGGCCTCCGCGAGCCTCCAGGCGCGCACGGCGATTTCGGAAATCGCGGGCTCGGAGAGCTTCATCCACATCGAATTCGAGGGCACCCGCTGGGTCATGCTCGCGCCCGGCATCCACGACATCGAGCCCGACGCGGTCGTCACCGTCCATGTCGACACGCGCCATCTCATGGCGTTCGGTGCGGATGGCAGGGCGATGGCCGAGCCGGCCGCCGCGGCGGCGTGA
- the glpD gene encoding glycerol-3-phosphate dehydrogenase, with the protein MDGDVIRDIFVIGGGINGCGIARDAAGRGYSVVLAEMEDFASGTSSASTKLIHGGLRYLEHYEFRLVREALMEREVLWAMAPHVIWPMRFVLPFQKGGLRPAWLIRLGLFLYDYIGGRKLLPATDTLDLAKDPAGRPLKTFFRKAFEYSDGWVDDARLVVLNARDAADRGADIRTGTKVVTARRQNGHWNVETENVATGDRETVRARMLVNAAGPWVDKVLSSAFGRNDVHNVRLVQGSHIVVKKKFSDPRAYFFQNPDGRIMFAIPYQEEFTLIGTTDRDYQGDPRDARISDAEIDYLCASASEYFADPVKREDIVWTYSGVRPLFDDGASKAQEATRDYVLKVEGGDGQAPLLNIFGGKLTTYRRLAESALEKIGDAIGAKGDCWTAQSRLPGGDFAVDGFDAEVKGLFAQFPFLAPAHVRRLIRLYGTRAKAMLEGAKTVDDLGRHFGSDLYEREVRWLMKEEWARHAEDVLWRRTKRGLHLTAAEAAALEDYMAAARAAPH; encoded by the coding sequence TTGGACGGCGACGTGATCCGCGATATTTTCGTCATCGGCGGCGGCATCAATGGCTGCGGCATCGCGCGTGACGCGGCGGGCCGGGGCTATTCGGTCGTGCTGGCCGAGATGGAGGACTTCGCGTCGGGCACGTCTTCCGCCTCCACCAAGCTCATACACGGCGGCTTGCGCTATCTGGAGCATTACGAATTCCGCCTCGTGCGCGAGGCGCTGATGGAGCGCGAAGTGCTCTGGGCCATGGCGCCGCATGTCATCTGGCCGATGCGCTTCGTGCTGCCGTTCCAGAAGGGCGGCCTGCGCCCGGCCTGGCTCATCCGTCTCGGCCTCTTCCTCTACGACTATATCGGTGGCCGCAAGCTGCTGCCGGCGACCGATACGCTCGACCTTGCCAAGGACCCCGCGGGCAGGCCGCTGAAGACGTTTTTCCGCAAGGCCTTCGAATATTCCGACGGCTGGGTGGACGATGCGCGCCTCGTGGTACTGAACGCGCGCGACGCGGCCGACCGCGGCGCGGATATCCGCACCGGCACCAAGGTCGTTACCGCCCGGCGCCAGAACGGCCACTGGAACGTCGAGACGGAGAATGTCGCGACGGGCGACCGCGAGACGGTCCGCGCCCGCATGCTCGTCAACGCCGCCGGGCCCTGGGTGGACAAGGTGCTGTCCTCGGCCTTCGGCCGCAACGATGTGCACAATGTCCGCCTGGTGCAGGGCAGCCATATCGTCGTGAAGAAGAAATTCTCCGATCCGCGCGCCTACTTCTTCCAGAACCCGGACGGGCGTATCATGTTCGCCATTCCCTACCAGGAAGAGTTCACGCTGATCGGCACGACCGACCGCGACTACCAGGGCGATCCGCGCGATGCGCGTATCAGCGACGCGGAAATCGACTATCTGTGCGCCTCGGCGAGCGAATACTTCGCCGATCCGGTGAAGCGCGAGGACATCGTCTGGACCTATTCCGGCGTGCGCCCGCTCTTCGACGACGGCGCCAGCAAGGCGCAGGAAGCCACGCGCGACTACGTGCTGAAGGTCGAGGGCGGCGACGGGCAGGCCCCGCTGCTCAACATCTTCGGCGGCAAGCTCACCACCTACCGGCGTCTTGCCGAATCGGCGCTGGAGAAGATCGGCGATGCGATCGGCGCGAAGGGGGACTGCTGGACCGCGCAATCCCGCCTGCCGGGCGGCGATTTTGCGGTCGACGGCTTCGATGCCGAGGTGAAAGGACTTTTCGCGCAATTTCCCTTTCTCGCGCCCGCCCATGTCCGCCGGCTCATACGCCTCTACGGCACGCGGGCGAAGGCGATGCTGGAGGGGGCGAAGACGGTGGACGATCTCGGCCGGCATTTCGGCAGCGATCTCTACGAGCGCGAGGTGCGCTGGCTGATGAAGGAAGAATGGGCCCGGCACGCCGAGGACGTGCTGTGGCGGCGGACCAAACGAGGATTGCATCTGACGGCCGCGGAAGCGGCCGCGCTGGAAGACTACATGGCGGCTGCAAGGGCGGCGCCCCACTAG
- a CDS encoding DeoR/GlpR family DNA-binding transcription regulator, with the protein MFLTGRQAEIVDLAKAEGRVLVEDLAARFSVTPQTIRKDLNDLCDNKVLTRIHGGALFPSGNENVKYEARRSIAAPEKQAIGRAAAGMIPDNSSLFINIGTTTEAVGEALLDHRELMVITNNINVANRLRVYPSIEVVIAGGVVRGADGGIVGEAAVDFIRQFKVDYAVIGVSAIDEDGALLDFDYREVKVAQAIIANARHVILVSDSTKFERTAPVRIGHLSQVHTFITDRCPSEGIRSICQEHDVRLVETAVQA; encoded by the coding sequence ATGTTTCTGACAGGTCGCCAGGCGGAGATCGTCGATCTCGCCAAGGCCGAGGGCCGCGTGCTCGTGGAGGACCTCGCGGCGCGCTTCTCCGTGACGCCCCAGACCATCCGCAAGGACCTCAACGATCTCTGCGACAACAAGGTGCTGACGCGCATCCATGGCGGCGCGCTGTTCCCGAGCGGTAACGAGAATGTCAAATACGAGGCCCGCCGCTCCATCGCCGCGCCGGAAAAGCAGGCGATCGGCCGCGCCGCCGCGGGCATGATCCCCGACAATTCCTCGCTCTTCATCAATATCGGCACGACGACGGAGGCCGTCGGCGAGGCGCTGCTGGATCACAGGGAACTGATGGTCATCACCAACAACATCAACGTGGCCAACCGCTTGCGCGTCTATCCCTCGATCGAGGTCGTCATTGCCGGCGGTGTCGTGCGCGGTGCGGACGGCGGCATCGTCGGGGAGGCGGCGGTCGATTTCATCCGCCAGTTCAAGGTGGACTATGCGGTGATCGGCGTTTCGGCCATCGACGAGGACGGCGCGCTGCTCGATTTCGACTACCGCGAGGTGAAGGTCGCGCAGGCGATCATCGCCAATGCGCGTCACGTCATCCTGGTTTCGGATTCCACCAAATTCGAAAGGACCGCGCCGGTGCGCATCGGACATCTCTCGCAGGTCCACACTTTCATCACGGACCGCTGTCCTTCCGAGGGCATTCGCAGCATTTGCCAGGAGCATGACGTGCGCCTGGTCGAGACGGCGGTGCAGGCCTGA
- a CDS encoding SDR family NAD(P)-dependent oxidoreductase, producing the protein MFHPALFKGENVVVTGAGRGIGLEIARQFLDCGAHVLLHGGRAAHDPLPEFLENAVAEARAHVVYSDFLVEGGVGALLQRADSLFPHVDVLINNAGTMVGRFPAADLTDEEYETVVRLNQTSVVEVTRGLLRSLRRAPHAAIVNTVSISALTGGSPGSAIYSATKAFVSTYSKGLARELAPDGIRVNCVSPGTITTDFHSRYSSAEKLEATRRTIPLQRLGTAEDCAPAYLFLASNALSGYVTGQVLEVNGGQLIC; encoded by the coding sequence ATGTTTCATCCAGCCTTGTTCAAGGGCGAGAATGTCGTCGTGACCGGCGCGGGACGCGGCATCGGGCTGGAGATCGCCCGCCAGTTCCTCGATTGCGGCGCCCATGTGCTGCTGCACGGTGGCAGGGCCGCCCACGATCCGCTTCCCGAATTTCTCGAAAACGCCGTCGCCGAGGCCCGCGCCCATGTCGTCTATTCGGATTTCCTCGTCGAAGGCGGCGTCGGCGCGCTGCTGCAACGGGCGGACAGCCTCTTCCCGCATGTCGACGTGCTGATCAACAATGCCGGCACCATGGTCGGCCGGTTCCCCGCCGCCGACCTCACGGACGAGGAATACGAGACCGTCGTGCGCCTCAACCAGACCTCCGTCGTCGAGGTGACGCGCGGCCTGCTGCGCTCGCTCCGCCGCGCGCCGCACGCGGCCATCGTCAACACGGTGTCGATTTCGGCCCTGACCGGCGGCAGCCCCGGCTCGGCGATCTATTCCGCCACCAAGGCCTTCGTCTCGACCTATTCCAAGGGCCTTGCCCGCGAGCTCGCCCCTGACGGCATCCGCGTCAACTGCGTCTCGCCCGGCACGATCACCACCGATTTCCATTCGCGCTATTCCTCCGCCGAAAAGCTGGAGGCGACGCGCAGGACCATTCCCCTGCAACGGCTCGGGACGGCGGAGGACTGCGCGCCCGCCTATCTCTTCCTCGCCTCGAATGCGCTTTCGGGCTACGTCACCGGCCAGGTGCTGGAGGTGAACGGCGGCCAGCTCATCTGCTGA